From Anopheles funestus chromosome 3RL, idAnoFuneDA-416_04, whole genome shotgun sequence, a single genomic window includes:
- the LOC125772087 gene encoding endocuticle structural glycoprotein ABD-4-like yields the protein MKMKLLIVLALVASAYGYPQHERHEHLEHHETSTYIPILKYDKQQDEDGSYRTIYQTGNNIVHEESGYLKDASEDHPNGMLVQQRAYSYAALNGDVIKVQYTADKNGFRVESDSLPTPPPVPPAIQEGLKGIYELNGIV from the exons atgaaaatgaagcttttG ATCGTACTTGCACTGGTGGCATCTGCTTACGGGTACCCGCAGCATGAACGTCACGAGCATCTTGAACATCATGAAACAAGCACTTACATTCCTATCCTGAAGTACGACAAACAGCAAGACGAAGATGGCAGCTATAGAACTAT CTACCAGACGGGTAATAATATCGTACACGAAGAGTCCGGCTATCTAAAGGATGCATCGGAAGATCACCCGAATGGTATGTTGGTCCAGCAACGTGCCTACTCGTACGCAGCACTGAACGGTGACGTCATAAAGGTGCAGTACACTGCCGATAAGAATGGGTTCCGTGTTGAGAGCGACAGCTTGCCCACACCACCCCCAGTGCCGCCAGCAATCCAAGAAGGATTGAAGGGGATCTACGAATTAAACGGCATCGTTTGA